The Athene noctua chromosome 26, bAthNoc1.hap1.1, whole genome shotgun sequence genome has a window encoding:
- the LOC141970583 gene encoding ubiquitin carboxyl-terminal hydrolase 17-like protein 6, translating to MNRKAQPLLSLELWKTLSNLSPCMETMAVNVASKIITKDIFAAVVAEEMALPQRIPVVPATICMEWQQRQGAGAGLHNLGNTCFLNSVLQCLTYTPPLANYLLSREHSQSCRWQGFCVMCSMEEHVHKVLHSSGSAIEPYAIISVLRRIGEHFEPGMREDAHEFLRCTVDAMQRDCLSNLDFASQSDTVVHQIFGGFLRSRVTCWSCSAVSDSYETFLDIPLDIEAASSVTAALKDFVKPEKLGGTNCYKCSRCKEMVTASKRFTVQRAPKVLTLCLKRFDIFTGRKISKVVEYPESLDLRPYMSETGGEPLLYSLYAVLVHGGDGCHTGHYHCYAKASDGLWYMMDDTFVGGCDIETVLSRQAYLLFYVRNSSKTTTEPQRRCLDLKPGEKASSSWAFAYLRSFLSQWAAGSMQAGSVGPQGLPRQTEVHGVQGRPPFWEEEEQEQSKSSTSGSALRINPAEGERAEQIPTAGP from the exons ATGAATCGCAAAGC GCAGCCTCTTCTGTCACTGGAGCTCTGGAAGACTTTGTCAAACCTGAGCCCCTGCATGGAGACAATGGCTGTAAATGTAGCAAGCAAGATTATTACTAAGGATATCTTCGCAGCAG TCGTTGCCGAGGAAATGGCTCTGCCACAAAGGATCCCCGTTGTCCCAGCGACGATTTGCAtggaatggcagcagcggcagggagctggagctggaCTGCACAACCTGGGCAATACGTGCTTCCTCAACTCCGTCCTGCAGTGCCTGACCTACACGCCCCCTCTGGCCAACTACCTGCTCTCTCGGGAGCACAGCCAGTCAT gtcgTTGGCAAGGCTTCTGCGTCATGTGCAGTATGGAAGAGCACGTTCACAAGGTCCTGCATTCCTCAGGCAGTGCCATCGAGCCTTACGCTATCATCAGTGTTCTCAGAC GAATAGGAGAACACTTTGAGCCTGGCATGCGGGAAGATGCCCATGAATTCTTACGCTGCACTGTCGATGCCATGCAGAGAGATTGTCTGAGCAA CCTGGACTTCGCTTCGCAATCAGATACCGTTGTCCATCAAATATTTGGGGGCTTTCTGAGATCCAGAG TCACGTGCTGGAGCTGCAGCGCGGTTTCCGATTCCTACGAGACCTTCCTGGATATTCCTTTGGATATAGAA GCAGCCTCATCTGTCACTGCAGCTCTGAAGGACTTTGTGAAACCCGAGAAGCTGGGCGGCACAAACTGCTATAAATGTAGCAG GTGCAAAGAGATGGTGACCGCCTCCAAGAGGTTTACAGTCCAACGCGCGCCCAAGGTTCTCACGCTGTGTCTGAAAAGATTTGACATTTTCACCGGCAGGAAGATCAGCAAG GTTGTGGAGTATCCCGAGTCCTTGGATCTTCGCCCGTACATGTCTGAGACAGGCGGAGAACCGCTCCTCTACTCCTTATATGCTGTCCTGGTACACGGCGGTGACGGCTGTCACACAGGACACTACCACTGCTATGCAAAG GCCAGCGATGGGCTCTGGTATATGATGGACGATACGTTTGTGGGGGGTTGTGACATCGAGACAGTCCTCAGTCGgcaagcctatttactgttttatgtcAG AAACAGCTCCAAGACTACGACTGAACCCCAGAGGAGGTGCTTGGATTTGAAACCTGGAGAAAAGGCTTCTTCCTCCTGGGCATTCGCATACCTCCGTTCCTTCCTGAGCCAGTGGGCGGCTGGCAGCATGCAGGCGGGTTCTGTGGGACCACAGGGTCTGCCTCGTCAGACTGAG GTTCATGGAGTGCAGGGACGACCACCattctgggaggaggaggagcaggagcagagcaagTCCTCCACGTCAGGATCAGCCCTCCGCATCAACCCCGCCGAGGGGGAGAGAGCGGAGCAGATCCCCACAGCGGGGCCGTGA